A DNA window from Bradyrhizobium barranii subsp. barranii contains the following coding sequences:
- a CDS encoding DUF2239 family protein yields MAMISMQRTFTAFQGHRRLASGPAGEVALVVKRIAPPPDEPIIIFEDSTGRPIDFDLRGGDREVLARVAKLVPPPVEETAPPSEPRGRGRPKLGVVAREVTLLPRHWEWLGAQPGGASVALRKLVDEARRASGDKDRERQARDAAYHFMSTMAGNLPQFEEASRALFADDRRRFTGLIADWPVDVRDHIVKLAYSDRA; encoded by the coding sequence ATGGCAATGATTTCAATGCAACGGACTTTCACAGCCTTCCAGGGCCATCGCCGCCTGGCGTCCGGGCCAGCGGGAGAGGTCGCGCTGGTCGTCAAACGGATAGCGCCACCGCCGGACGAGCCCATCATCATCTTCGAGGACAGCACGGGCCGACCGATCGACTTCGATCTGCGCGGCGGGGATCGCGAGGTGCTGGCGCGGGTGGCGAAGCTTGTCCCGCCGCCGGTCGAGGAGACCGCGCCACCGAGCGAGCCCCGCGGGCGCGGCCGGCCGAAGCTCGGCGTGGTCGCGCGCGAGGTGACGCTGCTGCCGCGGCACTGGGAGTGGCTCGGAGCCCAGCCGGGCGGCGCCTCGGTCGCGCTGCGGAAACTCGTCGACGAGGCGAGACGCGCAAGCGGCGACAAGGACCGCGAGCGGCAGGCGCGTGATGCGGCCTATCACTTCATGTCGACCATGGCGGGTAATCTGCCGCAGTTCGAGGAAGCTTCGCGCGCCCTGTTCGCGGATGACCGGCGGCGCTTCACCGGACTGATCGCCGACTGGCCGGTCGACGTCCGCGACCACATCGTCAAGCTCGCCTACAGCGACCGCGCTTAG
- a CDS encoding 2-hydroxychromene-2-carboxylate isomerase — MTRIAPQFLFDFGSPNAYLSHLAIPAIEQRIGVKFEYVPILLGGIFKSTNNKSPAETLAGIKNKREFQAVETERFVKRFKVQPYVMNPFFPVNTLNLMRTAIAAQAEGVFEKYVEAAFHHMWREPKKMDDPEVAAKALASSGLDAHKLFARAQEPEVKGKLIKNTEDAVARGAFGSPTFFVGNEMLFGKEQLREVEEMVSGK, encoded by the coding sequence TTGACCCGCATAGCCCCGCAATTCCTGTTCGATTTCGGCAGCCCGAACGCCTATCTCAGTCATCTCGCGATCCCGGCGATCGAGCAGCGCATCGGCGTCAAATTCGAGTACGTGCCGATCCTGCTCGGCGGCATCTTCAAGTCGACCAACAACAAGTCGCCGGCCGAGACGCTCGCCGGCATCAAGAACAAGCGCGAATTCCAGGCGGTCGAGACCGAGCGCTTCGTCAAGCGCTTCAAGGTCCAGCCCTATGTCATGAATCCGTTCTTCCCGGTCAACACGCTGAACCTGATGCGTACCGCGATCGCGGCACAGGCCGAGGGCGTGTTCGAAAAATATGTCGAGGCCGCCTTCCACCACATGTGGCGCGAGCCGAAGAAGATGGACGACCCGGAAGTCGCGGCGAAGGCACTGGCATCCTCCGGCCTCGATGCCCATAAACTGTTCGCGCGCGCCCAGGAGCCCGAGGTCAAGGGCAAGCTGATCAAGAACACCGAGGACGCCGTTGCCCGCGGTGCGTTCGGCTCGCCCACCTTCTTCGTCGGTAACGAGATGCTCTTCGGCAAGGAGCAGCTGCGCGAGGTCGAGGAGATGGTGTCGGGAAAGTGA
- a CDS encoding MATE family efflux transporter: MPTPKPLWTTFLRFLAPLVLSNALQSLFGTVSNVYLGQMIGVDALAAVSAFFPVMFFLFAFVMGLSTGATVLIGQAFGAGEHDRIRIVVGTTLAIGLLLSLSVALVGGFFSRQLMTMLATPPDILDQASAYARIMLLTMPLGFVFLLMTAMIRGVGDAVTPLLALALSTTIGLILTPMLIRGAFGIPAAGITSPAWAAAIANALTLLALAVYLLRTKHALAPDAALLRHLRLNRAVLGNILGIGLPSAVGMVVMAIAELVLLGLVNGFGSDATAAYGAVNQVMGYTQFTAMSISIAVSILGAQAIGGGNRALLDGIVRTGLLFNIVLTGGLVGLIYLAPRAVLGLFITDSAVLDLAGGLLHIALWSSVPFGLATVFSGAMRAAGVALTPMLLSILAIVAIELPAAVILSRTIGLKGVWAAYPIVFCAMFVLQMGYYLTVWRRRAIRRLI, from the coding sequence ATGCCCACTCCAAAGCCGCTCTGGACGACATTCCTCCGCTTCCTCGCACCGCTGGTGCTGAGCAACGCGCTGCAATCGCTGTTCGGGACCGTCAGCAACGTCTATCTCGGCCAGATGATCGGCGTCGACGCGCTCGCAGCGGTGTCGGCATTCTTCCCGGTGATGTTCTTCCTGTTCGCCTTCGTCATGGGCCTGAGCACCGGCGCCACTGTGCTGATCGGCCAGGCCTTTGGCGCCGGCGAGCACGACAGGATCAGGATCGTCGTCGGCACGACGCTCGCGATCGGCCTGCTGCTCTCGCTTTCGGTTGCATTGGTCGGCGGCTTCTTCAGCCGGCAATTAATGACGATGCTCGCGACGCCTCCGGACATCCTCGACCAGGCCAGTGCCTATGCGCGCATCATGCTGCTCACCATGCCGCTCGGCTTCGTCTTCCTGCTGATGACGGCGATGATCCGCGGCGTCGGTGACGCCGTGACGCCGCTGCTGGCGCTGGCCTTGTCGACCACCATCGGACTGATCCTGACGCCGATGCTGATCCGCGGCGCGTTCGGGATACCTGCCGCCGGAATCACCAGTCCGGCCTGGGCGGCCGCGATTGCCAACGCGCTGACGCTGCTCGCGCTGGCCGTCTATCTGCTGCGGACGAAGCATGCACTGGCACCGGATGCCGCGCTGCTGCGTCATCTGCGGCTCAATCGTGCCGTGCTCGGAAACATTCTCGGCATCGGACTGCCGAGCGCGGTCGGCATGGTGGTGATGGCAATCGCCGAGCTGGTGCTGCTCGGGCTCGTCAACGGCTTTGGATCGGATGCCACCGCCGCGTATGGCGCGGTCAACCAGGTGATGGGCTACACGCAGTTCACGGCCATGTCGATTTCGATCGCGGTCTCGATCCTCGGCGCACAGGCCATCGGCGGCGGCAACAGGGCGCTGCTCGATGGCATCGTGCGCACCGGCCTCCTGTTCAACATTGTCCTGACCGGCGGGCTGGTGGGGCTGATCTATCTGGCGCCGCGGGCCGTGCTCGGCCTCTTCATCACCGACAGTGCCGTACTCGACCTCGCCGGGGGACTGCTTCACATCGCACTGTGGAGCTCGGTGCCGTTCGGCTTGGCTACCGTGTTTTCCGGAGCCATGCGCGCGGCCGGCGTCGCCTTGACGCCGATGCTGCTGTCGATCCTCGCCATTGTCGCGATCGAGCTGCCGGCCGCGGTGATCCTGAGCCGCACGATCGGCCTGAAAGGTGTGTGGGCTGCCTATCCGATCGTGTTCTGCGCCATGTTCGTTTTGCAGATGGGCTATTACCTCACGGTGTGGCGCAGGCGCGCGATCCGGCGTCTGATCTGA